The nucleotide window CCGGAAGCGAGGCGAGGAGTGAAGGGGCGATCGGGTCGGAGATGAAGTGCAGGCACCACAACCACGAAAGCGGCGCCGGCGTTTGCGCCTCCTGCCTCCGCGAGCACCTCCTCGCCCTCGTCGCCGCTCGGGGGGACCACTCGCCGCCCGGCTCCCTCTCCctttccccctccccctccccctccccgccgccgccgccgcagcagcagcaaccgcagccCCTCCCCCTGCCCTTTCCCTCGTCGGTCTCCCCCTTAGCCTGCTGCCGCCGATCCGATGCCAGCGCGTCCGCGGCCTGCGGTCAGCCCCACCTTTCCTCCGGCAACCACGAGGCCGGGCCTTCATCATCTGTCGGCCGGCGGTCCGGCTCCGCCAAGTTCTCCATCCTCTCAACTCTGTTCGGCCACCACCAGAGGTCCGAGGAGGCGACCATGCCCGATCAACGAGCTCAGAGATCCCCGCGATCGATCCATTGGTTCCAGGGGCTCACTAACGGACGcccgaagaaaaagaagatgtcGCGGCTGCTCTCGGCAGACGACGCCgttacggcggcggcggcggtggcggagaaCCCGAGGAGGTTCTGCCGAGGTCGTGTCCGGGGTCTGTCACCGGAGTCCGGGGGGTCCGCTCCAGAGAGCGGGTACAACACGGAATCTCCAGTCGCGGGCTGGTGGCGCCCGACGCCGTCGCCGAGGCGTCGGGAGACGGCAGAGCACCAGCACCACGGCCGCGGGCTCGCGGGGTTCGCCGTGTGCCTCAGCCCGCTGGTGCGACCGGGCGGCCCCAGCCGGAGGCGGTTCCAGGGACCGGGTCTGGCGCTCTGCGGCGAGTTCCCGAGCCCGCGCCATCACCAGCAGGCGGCCCCCGGGGAGCCGGCGCTGTGTCCCAATCGCTCGCGGAAGCTTGCGCACTTGGGTAAGTTCCGTTGAAGCTTCTGTTCCAACAGTTACtctttatttttgataaataaaaatataagaaaatgtttttttttctctttatttttgatatatatatatatatatatatttcccctGGAATGCCAAGTAAACAGGCTTTTTCAGCTCCTTTCGTGCACCCGAGCCagatggttggttggttggttggttggtgtaTATTATTGCAATATGTTTATTCCATCGATTGGCGTTTCTGACAGTATATCGAATCTGCAAAAAGGTGTCGGGTTTTCGAGTGTCGGAAGGGGTGATAGATAGAAAAGTAGCgtctctttttagataactcatctCATATTTTGAGGAGTCAAACCCAAATGGTCCCCCTTATCCTACCTATTATGTATGTCATGATGGATTCGTGCACATTAACATCACCTTGTCTATCTATCTGTCGTCTTCATCCCAAGTGTTAGACTGCAATTGGTTGATTTAATCGGAACACAGGCAGGTGGGTAGGTATAGGAGGCCGAGACAGTGGATGTGGCTCCGATGAGATGATTCAAACGTGGGTGGAAGTCAAAGCCACCCTTTTGGCCATTAAAAACTGGAGCAGTCCGGCGTAACAAAGTAGAATGTATGTTTTTGTCGCTGTCGAGTGTGGGAGATGATGATAAGGTTTGAACCAGTCGAAACGCAGCCTTCGGCTCCGGTGGAGATTTGGATGGGCTTAGGTGGATGGGAGTTTGTTTGATCAATTCTTTGAGTTGGTTTGGATGCCTAActacaaaaaacaaaaaagggtCCCACAAGGTTTCTTCAAGAGCGACTCATCGGAATGGTGGGCTAATTATGAGTTGTCTTATTATTATGCTGGGGGGATTAAGGTGCTTAAACTATTATGCGATTAGTGCCGCCGCCACGTTGTCTCCTAGTGGTGCCCAGCAAACGTTAGTTAGTGCCTAGCACTAACAGCAGCGATTGAAAACATATACACTTTTTGAGGAAACATGGTTTTATTAATAATGTGAGACATAGACGAAGAATATCAAAGGACGAATTGttgtggcaaaaaaaaaaaaacacctttattattttttatttcgtGAAAAGTATCTTATTTTTTAAGGGTATCCATCCTCATTTGGACCGGTCCATAAAATAACTGATCCAATTCCTcaaattataatgtttttaagcaagcttataatattttcaaagacACCGCAAACCTGTTAAAAAGTATTATAACGGACATGAAGTCTTCTTATTTATTTAGTCTGAATATGTATTTGAAACCCTATTTTTATATGGACTGATTTCTTTTGAGTTTGATTTTGtgaatatgcaaaaaaaaaaaaaaaactatgaacTTATTTTTGAATATTATAACTGACATAAAAAAAATCTCTCTATTTGATTGTTCTTGGTTTTTGAATAAATTAACATGCTAATTTcactatttaattatttttattcctaaactaataagaataatttttttaataataaatatgaaCTTTATTGGGCGTATATTAATATTCTGTTTGATATTATATGTTTTGACCTAGTTCAAAATTTGGTTTAGTTCAACCGGTTGAATTAAATGAGTTTGAATAGGAAGGAAAATGAGAAGAAAAAACACAAACAAACAACTAGTTGAGGATacttttatcattttaaaaaaagactttacaaaaaaaaaaactaacattAGGACATTGTTCGAAAGAAGGGCAAATTAGGGGCTTTTTATAAGAAATTACCCATTTAAATATTCTAATTACAATGAGCAAATAATTGAGATATTATTAATATGATTCAATTTGATCATCAATCTGATCTCAGGAAATTGActtgactcttttttttttttctttttttttactgcTATCACCTGTGGCAGAGAAAAGGAAGCTAGTTGAAAATAACTTCACTTgaggattaaaaaaaataaaagtgggAATCTCTCGTCTCATATGCCACTCTAACCTAAGGATAGAAAACTCTTCATACCCCACCTTGGTTAAAACAAAACATATGTATCTTATATCCCATTCTTGCAAGACAAAACACGTGCACATTATATATCTCACTTCTTCCATTCCTACAAAAGAATTGTTCGACAATACCTTTTAAATAGTTAAAAAGTCAATGCTTGTTGGATCATAGTGGGTTTTAGCTTcattttaataagttcaaaatccaaacaaTAGCTATAGAAAGCTTGATTCATATATCATACCATCATGAGAAAATATTCCTTTAGATATTATGCTAACGTGACATGCCCAATAAGCACAGGATAATCTTTGCTTgatcaaaaataataatcatgtcaATTGCAATTGTTGTCCTTGGAGACGCATACCATGGATTTTTATTTAAGATTAAACTTGACTAAATTAAGTTCAGGTAGTTAATGGATATAAAATTGAGTACACATGGTCTAGACAATCACCTTTTATTGTTTATACTAAAATATTCATCTTATCAGCTCACCTAATTAGAACACTCATAGTTCTTTTAAGACAcatctaatataattttaaaatgcgTGCATTtcgttttatttattttatttttatttgaattacaACTCCACCTAATTGTTTGTGAACAAAAATAGATATAGTGCAATTAATTGACCAACTGATATAAACTAAACTTAATTCAACAGTATGTGCAATTGCAGGATGCATATCTGCAGTGACTAGGATAACAAGTTTGTCTAGAAATAAAATCAGCCACAGATAGGAATCACAgagtgtaaaaacatacttttacATCGAAGCCAGCTTCTGCACTTGTTTCAATGAACATGAACCAAGATCTTTGGCCTTGGCTTCTCCTTCCTCCGTTAAGACCTGTCCAGCTCATAAACACACAAGAGAACCAGAATTCTTTTAATCTAATAATCTGAAACATAGTTTAGATTAAAAAGCAGAGTCATAAGTTTCACAATATCAACAAAAATGACAGCTGCACGGTGGGATAAAAATATACAGCCAACAGGAAGATCTTTAAAATGGGACAAATAATTTTATAACCCGACGATCTCCAACTACCTCAACGACTCTCCAAAGCAAAGAACATCGTACTGTTCAATATGATATGATACGGGTGGCGTGTATCAGTCCACCCGACGACCAACACGCAAACTGCCACATTTCGGGCAGCACTTAACAGGTGGGGGTATACAGCCCGATACACCACATATCTCGAGCGAAACAATCAAAATTTGTCCATTATGGATATCTATCGATCGGTAACGATCCTTACCAGATGAAGGGTTAAGACTGGGTCTAGTCCAACAGTCAATTAGTATACTTTAAAACACTCCTCACTCCCTCTCACTCACACAACTTTACCCCTATCTTTCTTATTCTTTCTCACTCTCTTTCTCAATTTAGCATCCTAATCAGTGATTACAGATTCAATTGCATGGATTCAATTAATCAAACAAGTCATTTGGTGGAAGATCTCTTCAATTAAAGGTATTTATGCTCTTTATACACTTTAGTTAGCTTCTGACATGATTATATCTTTATTAATATCTTATTATGGGTAATTACAATTGATTAGTGTATTTCTCTTGATATTAGAGCTAATTTTTCTTAATTATAGCTACGTGTGACTAGCATCATTCTTTATAATTATATCTTTTTATGTTACCATGCTCGGACACTAATGACATAGAGTTTTAGGATTGGATTGGATAGacatattttctatttttaagtattttttcaCTTTTCTTAGTAATGTTTAATTTGTCTGTATGTACTGACATACCGACATAAGGCACGTTGGTACCAACTGATATGTACCGGTCCGAACTAAGACCAACACCATTGATCTGGGCTAGTGCTCCAATGCACTCTTTGAAAGTGGTCCAAGCAGGCTATCTGTTTGGTACCTGAATGGGCAAAAGGGAAGACCCATATCTTGCCCTTCATCATCAACCATGCTAACCTTGGTATGGAAGACCCATATGGTCAGCTCTTAAGGCTTCCTATGATGGAAATTTGCACGGGCTAGCTTCTGAGACTACTTGATGATGCTACTACTAGGGACTGAAGGAACCAAGCATCAAAGCTACAAGGTTCGCGAACCACGAAAGAGAGGATGAAGAGATAGGGCTTCGGCCAAACATCTCTTTCCTAAGGTAGGATGAAGTTCAATATATAAAACACTATAAAGTTCAAATGAACTTAGGTCATAACCAGATTAGATCAACCTTGATCTGTCTCTGATCCAATTATTTGGGTTGAATCAGATTGCACCGTGATCAAATCTCAGGTCAGACAGGTCAGATCTGATCCATTGACATCCCTAACATTGGCTCCCAGAAGCAAAGAATTGATAAAAAGATAGCAACGTTACAAATATCACTGAGTCATGGTTCTCACCTTTTGTCAACAAGGTCAGTTTTGTTCTCAACAAGCATGATAATAACATCAGTTCCCCACTCTTCAAACTTCTTCAAACCACTTTGAAGTAGTTAAGAAAGATTGCCAGCCTGCAATGGGAGTAATGTAATCAATTAGAGACCACATGACAAGAAGTTGATCTGATAAAacaataaagaaaacaaaattttctATGTGAAATTTTAAATGGATTCTGCAGTGTTGCAAGTAGTCTTCTGGACTTGTATCTCAGAAATAAACTTTCTTGAATATAAACCAAGAATCCACAtaaatttacaaaagaaacatattTGCATCATAAACAATGACAGCAACACAGGAGTCCCTTATGTAGCTTGGAATCAGAGGCTCCTAAATCTCTCCTAACCAGCTATGTCCCTATGTAGATTAAAATTCCCTGATAATAACTCTCAGCACAAAAATCTTCAAAGCATACATTAAGAACCAGCACAAAACAGAATACTTAAGTATCTTTTGGAATTCCTGCTTACTGTATCAGTAAGTTCATATGAGCTTTTaaccaatattcttcctaaaagttggtCTTAATATTCTGTTGCCTGTTCAAAATATGGTGAGTCTCGATTAAAAACCATAATGATAAGGTAATTTATGTCTGTAAATCCTACTATAATTAAAGAAAACTGAGCCCCGGCTTTCTTCTCTATATGAAACAAGCAGCCAACATGTTTTCAACAGTCCGCTCATAGCTAATGAAACACTGTAAACGTAACGTGCAAGTTCCTGTAATACAAACAATGTGCTCAGCAGAACAGAAAAAAATGCCCACAAATTCTTGAAGTTTGGATTTCCAAAACCTTAACGTTCCACAATGTTTTGGCCagtttaaataattaaataaaactcTATTACCATATTTTTTTATGAGGAATTAAATatcagaatgagagagagagagagagattcctgGTAAATTTTGGAAAATAAGAAGTTACAGCAACAGTTAAATCACTTCGACATCAGTCCAAGCATCAGGAAAATGTTTTGATAGAACAAAGTATGATTCCTATCGCAGACAAATCTTAGTCAAATAATGGACGCTAATGTATCAGTTAGTACATATCAAcagatattaagaaaaattatatttatgacGAATAAGTACAATTTTTATAGCACAAAGGTTGGATTAAAAAAATGCTGATAGGCAATAATAGTCACACCAAAATGGGCATCTAGTGAATGTAAACCAACAAACAAAGAATCAGAAATGAAATGCACTTCTCAAAACAAAAACATTCCCAATTTATAAGAATGATTGAAATACAGTGGTAACCTACCAAATCTGTAGTCTGACAGTCCTGTCTTCAAGTTACATAGTCTTTGAGAGAAAATCTATGTCACTTACAGTCTGTAAATCAACTTAGTAATCTAAGCATGATAAAGATTGGACAATTTCAAAAGGAAGTATAAGCTATTATATGTCTACTACACATTTTCTAATCTCTTCTTGAAAAATAGCCATTGACAACGCTATATAAGCCAATTTACGACACACATGCAGAAAGACAAAACTTACATCAACCAGTTGACCATTGAATCATCTTCTGTAGGTCAGATGAAATAAATATTATTGCAGTTCCCGAAGAACTCCAAATTGTAATCaagttttaattattaaaaaaatcagcAAAATCAATTTAGCAAGTTTTCACGTTATAATATACATGGCCACAGTCCATTCAGATCAGCAAAAAGAACATCCCAGACCAGCTTCAACAACACCTACAAAATTCTAGACCAAATCCAGCAAATTGCATGGGCTTAGAACAGCCCAGCAATAGGCCAACTGCAGCCAGACCTCCTGTCAAACCAGCGACAGGAGCCTGTTGCCTCCTTATTGCACACAGATTCCTGTGGCAACAGTAACTCCTATCCATGATCAGAATAGCCGACAACAATCCACCCGAGAGGCAGATCGCATACTCCCGTCGAACAACATCGAACGGAATATTAGAGAACAAAATCGTTCCTACTCGAATCTCAGTGTAATTAGAAATGACCAACAGTACATGATCGGAACCAAAGAACCCTAAACAAGGGCGACCAATCTCCAATTCAAGAACCTAGATACAGaaaaagatctctatgataaacaTACAAATATAAACGCGGGTCTCAAAGGAATACCGATCGACCGGATAGGCATTGTCGAACTTGTCGTACATGAATCTGGTGATGATGCCGGTTTTCCACCGACTGATCGCCCAAGAACCCCAGCTTGTACTGGACTAGCGCCGACAACGGAGCCATCGCCGTATCGATCAAGAGAGAGAGGGATAAGTAGAGATCGAATGTGAAGGCGGCGGCAGAACGGATAAGCGATTCGGAAGGAGACGTAGAGTTAAGCCCAAGAACTCCATTACTTCCCGAAAGCAAATTGCTTATCGATATCATGCTTTTTAGGCTTATAGTTGATTTTGTTGAGATTTATAGTGtcttcaaatatattttataaaattatattataataatcataatattatattaaattaataatttatttctatttaggtgatatgttttcaaattattatagatatttattttaatcgatatatcaaatggtttctaatgtcttgatattttattttatttatttatttatttatttatttttaaaaatagaaaaagtatagttAATTTTTTAAGGAATAGTTTGAATTTTTTCGAATTAAGAAACTGTTTAAGAAATTCAAAGGATGTCTTTTGAGAAATTCTTTTTtagcaattatatatatatatatatatagagagagagagagagagaaatccaGATAAGATGACGATGTGTTCATTTCCCATGAGCATGAACATAAGGAACATGATCTTATTCGGTGACAGACACAAATACATGCAATGCATTTCATGCTCCTCCGCAAGTAACAACGCAACTACGAACTCGAGAGCTCCATGAATTTTCGAGTCATCAGCATGAGGTAGAACGTGTTATTGCCGTCCTTCTCCATCACCTTTCCCGCAGCTTCCGCGCAGTTCGTCGGGGCAAAGAGAGGCGTTGCGAACATGGCCTGGGCGACATCATAGTGCTTCGACACGAAGAACTGCGACGCCCACCGCAGCGGCTGGAAGATGTTGTTGTAGAGTATCGAGCAGGCCTCGAACGAGTTCTTGATGGCGGGGCTGGTAGCTTCGCGCTGCAGAGCCAGCAATTTGGTGGCGGAGCTCGTGACGTTGGAGTAGGTGAGGTTAAGGGCGATGAGGGCGAGGGCGGGGAGGTCAGCGGAGTCGCTTTTGGGGACGGCTTGGAGAGACGTGATGCAGAAGACGGAGTCGAGCGTCTGATTGCACGCCTTCCCCATGGTCTCGGACACGGCGGCGGAGAagcaagggaggaagaggaaggggagaaggaagaagaggaggtggggcAGATAAGGTGGATGCAACatctccttctccctcttctcgctTTCTCTAAGCAAATTATGGGGGACGGACGAGGAGGAGTGGTGGGATTGCTATTTATTTA belongs to Musa acuminata AAA Group cultivar baxijiao chromosome BXJ1-11, Cavendish_Baxijiao_AAA, whole genome shotgun sequence and includes:
- the LOC135596364 gene encoding uncharacterized protein LOC135596364 gives rise to the protein MKCRHHNHESGAGVCASCLREHLLALVAARGDHSPPGSLSLSPSPSPSPPPPPQQQQPQPLPLPFPSSVSPLACCRRSDASASAACGQPHLSSGNHEAGPSSSVGRRSGSAKFSILSTLFGHHQRSEEATMPDQRAQRSPRSIHWFQGLTNGRPKKKKMSRLLSADDAVTAAAAVAENPRRFCRGRVRGLSPESGGSAPESGYNTESPVAGWWRPTPSPRRRETAEHQHHGRGLAGFAVCLSPLVRPGGPSRRRFQGPGLALCGEFPSPRHHQQAAPGEPALCPNRSRKLAHLGKFR
- the LOC103970811 gene encoding putative invertase inhibitor, with product MLHPPYLPHLLFFLLPFLFLPCFSAAVSETMGKACNQTLDSVFCITSLQAVPKSDSADLPALALIALNLTYSNVTSSATKLLALQREATSPAIKNSFEACSILYNNIFQPLRWASQFFVSKHYDVAQAMFATPLFAPTNCAEAAGKVMEKDGNNTFYLMLMTRKFMELSSS